GCTCCATTCGTTTACAACATGATAGGCGTTAAGGCTTTGGTCCTGATTCATTCTCATGTCAAGGGGCGCATCAAATCTGTAACTAAACCCACGCTCTGGTTCATCGAATTGCGGGGAAGAAACGCCAAGATCAAAGACAAATCCGTCTACTTGCTCAATCTCTCTTTTCGTCAACTCTTCTTTTAAAAACCGAAAGTTTTTATGTACATATTCAACATGAACTGAAGATCCTTTCAGTCTTTCTTTAGCAAAAGACAATGCGTGTTGATCTTGATCAAAAGCCACCAGTCTTCCTTTCGGCGATAGCTCTTGAATAATTCGTTCGCTATGACCGCCGCCACCTAATGTGCAGTCCACATAGATGCCACTTGGCTTAACAGCTAAACCTTCCACTGTTTCCTCTTTTAATACTGTTTCGTGTTCAAACAAATAGGTGCTCCTCCTTTCAGGCTTGTCTACAATTCAAAGTCTACGATGCCTTCCGCAATTTCAGCAAAGGAATCCTCTGACTCTGCAAAGTAGTCCTCCCACACTTTTTTACTCCATATTTCTACTCGATTAGAGACACCAATCACGACGCACTCTTTTTCAAGCATGGCATATGTACGTAAAGTTGATGCAATATTTACTCTCCCTTGTTTATCCAATTCACATTCAGTCGCTCCTGAGAAAAAAAATCTTGTAAATGCACGAGCATCTTTTTTAGTGAAGGGAAGGGTTTTTAACTTTTGTTCTAATTGCTGCCACTCTCTTTCAGGATAAACAAATAAGCATTTATCCATTCCTCTTGTGACTACGAAGGTGGATCCTAGTTCATCACGGAATTTGGCCGGGACAATCATGCGTCCTTTGTCATCGATATTATGATGATATTCCCCCATGAACATAAGGATCCACCTCCTCCCCACTTTATAACACTAATTTACCACATCCCCCCACTTTTAACCACTTAGATTTTAAAAAAAATAAAAAAAACGTTGTAGCATATGCCACAACGCCTTATAAATCAACGGAAATATGAGTTCCTTCATTCAGATTCTTTTTTTGTTTTATTAACTTATTAAGTAACCTTCTTACAAGATCTGATCCAAAGGTGTTCAGAAAAGGGTAAATATTCAAGTGACGTTCTTGCCATATTCCATGCGGTCTTATTTCAGCCTCCAACTCATTTAACCTTTTTATATGAGTAGCATTTCGCGCCAATTCCAACTCTTCTAGCTTTCGTTCATATGTGGACAATTGCTGAAACAACTTCGTCTCAAACTGCTGATTAATCGTTTTAATATCATAATCAACAGAACCTAAACTCTCTGTCAATTCGTTCATCCATTGTTGTAATTGTTTTTTGGCTTTCTTCATGGCCTTATCCTTATTTACTCTCTCATTAGACTCGATTATCGTCTTCAACGTATCTGCTACACCTTGGGTTAACACGTTATCTACTGATAGATCATACTTCTTTAAATTTTTTTGAGAGCGCCGAGATAAAAATGTAAAATGATACCTAGGAAATACGAGGGGCATCTTCCTATCAAAACAGCGAAAAACATTTTTTAACACTCCCCAATATTTCACTTCTCCTGGTCCTCCTATAAAGGTGTGTACAGGTAAAAGTAACTCTTGCATGACTGGACGAGTCACGACGTTGTTACTCAATTGCAAAGTCCCTTCTTCCACTTCAAGAAGCAGAGAATCATATGTCCATGTCCTGGAGCCCCCTTTTTCTCTAAATCCCTCTTCCGTTCTTTCAAGTAGAAAACGTTGACCACCTTCATGAAAAAAGAGATGAGCATTATCTTTGTCTGTGGAAATAGGCTCTCCAAAACCCATCGCTTTAAAAAGGTCTGCTTGTTCATTAAATCCTTGGCTTATAGCAGCATTATGGGTCACCATTTTCGTAAAAGAAGAACGTTCAATTCGACGAATTTCCGGGTCAGCAGCGTCTAAAAAAACTAAATCTGTCTGACTAAAAAAACGCTGGGCTATTTTTGCAAACCATTCTGTATAGGTCAAGTCATGAGATAAGTCATCCATTAATTCTTCATATAAAGGTTTAGTAAAAGGTGTCTCTCTCAGAAAACTGAATGCATCCGTTATTTCTTGACGTGCTATCTCTAAATTAATCACTCGCTCAGACACAGATTGCTTTATCGCATTTCGCTCCGGAAGACTAACTCGCCGTATTTCCTTTCCTTCATGAAAAAAAGTACGGTTTACTTCATCAATATCATGATCTTCTCCAGCAATCCAAAAAATAGGAATAACTGGCACAGATAATTCTTCCTCTAGCTTAGCAGCTTCTACTAAAATGGTTATCATTTTAGTAATAGTATAAAGTGGGCCTGATAGTAGCCCCGCTTGCTGCCCACCGACCACAACGACACTCTCGTCCCTTTTTAATCTTTCAATTTGTCGTAAAACCGACCCTGAACCATTAAGCTTCGTATTGAATTTCATTAGCGCATGAGCAAGCTCTTCACGCGGAAAGGATAACGTCATTAATTCTTGATACCTTTCTGCTCTATCAGCTTTATTCAAACGGTAATCAAAAAATGGCCTAATCTCTCGGTCATCGTTTATATACTTATGTATGAAAGATGAGTGATCATCTAGTTTGGAAAAATGTAACTCCATTGCATTCAACCTTCCTTTTAAACATAAAGATGACTAGAACGTTTTAAGATACTGTGAGACAACTTTCAATCATGTTTGTGATATATATCTATTTAGTCTTTTCATTTCATGAGAAACAAACTTGTAACGTTTCCTGACGCGTATATAGAGTGAAACTCACTTATTAAAATAGCCATTTTTCACCTTCTATTAAAGAAGAAGATAACTATTTCGTCAGTCTAAAAAATTCTGTTTCAGTATAACAGAATAACGTGTTCTAACCAATAAAACAGACTTTATTTAACCTATGTCATAATTGACATAAACAAGCCATACATTAAAATCATAAAATATAACAGAAAAAAAACGACGAATTGAAATCGCCAAACCCCTTTAAACACTCGCTGTATATCAATTTCCTCATAATTTTTCCAGTGTACAAATGTAAATACAATAGCTGTTAGTAAAAAAAACATAGCTATTAGCCATCCCATCCGAATCCCCCATATTTCATACACCATAAAATACACAGAGGTAATGAACAATAATACTGTCAAATCAACCGCAAGTTTAAATGAACGTTGTTTGTTTCGAGCCGCTTTCATCGTTATTAAATAAATAATATATAAGCCTAACAAAGGCATTGTTACAAGTGTCGCTGTTATAACAGCAGTCACTTCAGCCATGATTGCCCCCCTTTTCATAAGATTTAATTTTGTGATAAACCCTTTCTAAATGGTCAATCTGTTTTTTTTGCTGACGACCTTTCATTATAAGATAACCGACTATTGCCTCAATCTCTGTTTCGTTCCCTGCCATAAGGTCAGCTCTCATTGAGGATATGTTCTCTGAGGTCTGGTGAATAACATCTTTCACCAGTGTCCAATCGTTTTCTGATAATTCAAGAACGCCAATCACCTCGTTAAATAATAACTTTACGTGCTTTTTTATATTGAAATCTTCTAATAATTTGCCATTTTTTACATTATATATAGCAGTGAGAGGATTAATAATAGCATTCATTAACAATTTTGTCTTAATCCTGACCTCCACATCATCCTCCCATATTACCGGAAAGCACAAAGGTGCTTCCAGCTGCAATTGACGAATAAGAGGTTTTAAAGAAAGGAGGCCACCCGTATACAATTCTCCGAAGCCATGATGAATGACATGTGTTTGAGACACTTTTTCTGCACCATGCGTTATAACACCAGCTATGATCGCATGAGGCACCATTTTAGTTGCTTTTTCCATATGCCCCATACCATTTTGCAAAAATAATAATGGACTCTTTAACACAATTTTTTTTCTTGCCCACGCAAACCATCTATCTAGGACTGTTTGTTTTAGAGTTACAATGACTAAATCTGCCTCTAGTTTTTTAATATGATCTTGAGATACTGCTTTAAGTTTAGTCGTTTTATTTCCTTTCTCACTCGTATATCGTAATCCTTCTTTTGTTATAGCATCAGCCTGTAGAGACGTTTTCGTTACAAGTGTGAGATGATGTAAGTCATGGTTTAAACAACTAGCTGTCAGTAATCCTATAGAACCGCCACCTATAATTGCAATATTCATTATTAAACACCTCATCTTTATACACACATGCCAATATTTTAGCACATATCGTCTCTTATAATTTATGAAAAATAATAAAGAATGCGTTTTCATTTTATTTTTTTTCAATTATAATAATTATTATAAGAAAGTAATCATTTAAAACCTTATGACTTTCATTGCGGAGGGATACCCATGTTTTCATATCAAGTCGTCAAACTGAAAATTAACTTCAAAACGTTAGAAGAGTTTGAAAATTTCCGAGAATATGGTCAGCAAGAATTATCAATGAAAGAAGATTTAGAAGAAAATATTGTAGAAAATGACAGCGACTCACCCTTTTACGGTGTCTATTACGGTAAAAAGCTGGTAGGGCGAATGAGCCTTTATCAAATAGACAAAAAGTATGATCGCTATTTTGATCCACCTCAAGATTATTATGAGTTATGGAAATTAGAAGTACTGCCAGGTTACCAAGGAAGAGGCATCGGTAAAGCACTTGTAGATTTCGCCAAAGACCAGGGGCTCCCTGTTAAAACAAATGCTCGTCAGCGGTCAGATGATTTCTGGCATAAACAGGGCTTTGAAGCACTTACTTATAAGACAGAGAGAGATAGAGGAGAAAATCCATATGTATGGTTCCCAACAGGTGTCTATGAGAATAAAGAGTCATCGTAATTAATTCGTAAAACAGGCAGATTGAAAAGCAGCAGCTTCAATGTCTGCCTGTTTATTGTTTATAATGTAGGGCTTCTATTTTCCTTTTTAGCTGCCCGTTGCATGGCATGAATCATTAGTTGATAGTCTTCTTTTATTTCCAGATACTCTGCTCTCATCTCCGCTAACTGTTTTTTCAATTCAGTGTTTTCTTCACGCAAATCAGTCAATGCGTTATCCTCTACCCCTTGTTCACAAATCTTTTCTCTTTCCTCTTTCAAAAAGGTAATCAACTCATCATACCAAGCCGTCTTCTCTTTCACCGTTAAAAAACGTTTCTCTTCTTGGACCGTTACCATCTCATTTTTTTCAGAAGAAGAGGTGTTTCTGTTTAATACGTGGTGTAATTTTGCTTCTTTTCGTGCTTTTTTGGCTAATTGTATGGCAGAATCATATTGTTTTCTGACTGTAGAATTCCATCTAAACCCACACGCTGCTGATGTCCGTGATAGCTTTTCAGCCACTTCATCAAATGCTGCGAGCTGAGTGCCACCTTCTCTTATATGACGAAGCACTGTCTCTGCCAACAGTAAATCTTCGTCGTGGTTCCATGCATCTTGTCTAATCAATAGTCCTTTGCCTCCTCTCTAAAAACTCTTATTTTCATGTTATATGTATGCAGTTAGTAGAGGAGATAGACGTATAAAATTAAAAGAGGGCTACTCTTCATTATTTAGATAGTGGAGTAAGAGTTGAAAAAGTAATGGTGACACCTTAATAGTAGTCGAACGAACCATACGTCGTTCTCACAATGGATAACACCTTTTTTCAGTAACCCGTACTCATTAAAAAGGGAGTTGTCTCAGCCACATACGGCTAGACAACTCCCTATCACTAACGCCTTACTCTACTTTGCTACTTCTCGTCCTTTATAAGAACCACACGCTTTACATACACGGTGTGAAAGCTTCATTTCTCCACAATCAGGACATTCTACCATTCCAGGCACACGCAATTTAATATGCGTACGACGCTGTCTTTTTTTAGTCTTACTAGTTCGTCTAAATGGTACTGCCATGAGTCCCACCTCCTTGATGATACTTCAAATATACAACCTAGATAAGATTGCTATTTTTTTTCGTCAAAAAACTTTTCCAGCTCTTTCAATCGAGGATCTACCTTGTCCTGTGGTGCATTCTGGTCCTCTTTCGTAGTCAATTCCCAGCCTTCACCTTCTTCAGGGGCAGGGCCTTCTTTTCTTTCACTGAATACACGTAGCGGCTTTTCCAACAAAATACGTTCTCGAACATAAGGCATCAAATCGACCGTATTATCAATCAATTCATGAACATCTTCATCCTCATCGAAGGCGGCCCATTCATCCAACTGAAAGATTTCAGTAGCATGGATGGTAAAAGGAAACTCTACATCATTAAGAGTTCGCGCACAAGGCAATGTCATAGAGCCACTAATGTCAAGATTAAAGGTAGCGGCATTATGATTAATAAGCGCCTCTCCCTTTACATGGACTGGACTAATATTACGAATTTCACGGTCAATTTCTTTCACTTTACTTGCATCGACCGATTCGTCAATTTGCATCCCTTTCTGTTTAAAAGCGAGCAATTGCTGTACCGACCATTTCATATCTATTCACCTCAAGACAACAAATGTTATTATATCTTTCAAAAAAACGTTTGTCAAGATAATTCCTTTACAATTAAACGCTGAAGCCTATTTTACCTGACTTCTCTTTTTTCTATAAAACCAATCTTAACGACATCAACTATTCGAAATTATTCCCTTCAGTATGGCATGTCATGATTGCAAAGGTGAAAACAACCAAAAAATATGGTATTTTTCTTATAGAGCGCCTTTGAATCCAGGGGAATAATTCTCCTCGTTCTTGTTATTGTAACAAATTGAAACATACTTTGAAAGTTGGTGTTAATCATGGCTATTCTTGGGCTTATTGTAGAATATAATCCATTCCATAACGGTCATCTTTATCATTTACAGCAATCCGTTAAAAAAACCTCTCCAGAACTCGTTATCGCTATTATGAGCGGGGATTTTTTACAGCGTGGTGAACCTGCATTAGTTAACAAATGGTCGAGAACAAAAATGGCCTTACAAGCAGGCATTGATTTAGTCGTTGAGCTCCCTTACCTTCACGCTGTTCAAAAAGCAGACATTTTTGCAGAGGGGGCTGTCTCACGTTTAGCAGAATTAGGTGTGACAGATATTTGTTTTGGTAGTGAGGAAGGGCGTATCTCTCCATTTTTTGATACAATAAATTGGATGAATAAGCATCAACCCTTAATTGACGAACGGCTTAAAAGTGAACTGTCTAAAGGGAAAAGTTATCCAAAAGCTTTTTCTGATGCTGTTATGAGTCTAGAGAAACCTGATACGGTACTTAATTTATCAAAACCTAATAATATTTTAGGTTATCACTATGTTAAGTCTTCACTTAACCAACAAACAGCTATTCGCATGCATACGATCAAACGTAGCGGATCTCAATATCATGACAGTCATTTAAGTCATACTTCCATCGCTAGTGCCACTGCTTTGCGATCTATGCTTATCACTGATAAACGCCCCATCGACTCTCTCAAACCTTACGTTCCCTCTTACACGTTGGAAGAGCTGTCGACCTATTTTTCTAATTTTAATAAGCTTCATACTTGGGAGGACTATTTCCCTTTTATCCAACACTCCCTTATTTCTCAGGATAACTGCACACTAAAATATATTTACGAATGTGAAGAAGGTCTTGAGAACCGGCTTAATAGAGCGATTATTACAAGTGTGCAATTCGATGACTTCCTTTCCACTATTAAGGCTAAACGCTACACACGTACACGGTTACAGCGGCTTCTCGTTCATCTCTATTTAAACACGACGAAATCGTTCGTAAAAAAACACTTGGTGGTACAACGTCCGCCATACATTCGGGTACTTGGCATGTCCGAGAAAGGGCAACATCATTTAGCTAAACTTAAAAAACTAACGACGATGCCAATCTTTACCACAGCAAGCAAATCTCAACACCCTGTTTTTGAAAAAGACATACTCGCTAGTCGTCTCCATGGTCTCCCAAATCATGTTGCAGGTATGTCTTTTATGGAAGAATATCAAACAGGGCCAATTCGTTATAATAGTGGCTCATTTATGTAAATCACTCCTTGACACATATCACTTCATTGCTTAATAGTCATTGTTTTACCTGTCACTAGATGTACTATAGTGTAAGATGACACTTTCTCATTACCTTGTTTTCTTGAACGAGTATCTCATCGATCCTTCTAGATAAACTTATAATAAAGCGCCCCTATAATCAGTGGGAGTTTTCGTTCTTCTCACACTGATTGATAGGTGAGTGAATCAGGACATGAGCGTCCGTTATCTGTGATAAAGATAAAACACCTAAAAGCAACATAGTGAATGCTACTCTTAGGTGTAGCTTTAGGAGATAGATTCAAGATACTTTAAAGCATCCTCAAACGTATTAACTGGGACAATTTCCATATCTGTTCCAATCGATTCAGCTGCTTCTAAAGCTATTTCATAGTTTGACCCTTCCTCACTTTGTTCTGCTGGGGCGAAAAATATCTCGGCTCCCGCTTCATGTGACGCATAAACTTTTTGCTTAACCCCACCAATACGGCCTACATTACCGTGTTCATCAATAGATCCAGTACCTGCAATCTGGTGCCCCTTCGTAATATCCTCGTCAAGTAGTTGATTGTAAATTTCTAAAGAAAACATTAAGCCAGCTGAAGGCCCTCCAATTTGATCTGTATCAATTGTGATTTCTGGTGTGTTAACTAATTCTCTATCCGTCCCTGGATTAATGATGCCAATTCCGCCCCTTTCCCCCTCTGGGTCAATCTCTTCTGGAAATGGATCCACTTGCAATTCAACAGTGTATGTATCCCCTTCCCGTTCAAACGTGATTGGGACATTATCACCGATACTATACTGACCAAGCACATCAAACAAGGTCTCTATTTCTAAAACCTCTTCCCCATCAATAGCCACGATTCTATCTCCTACCTCGAGATTTCCTTCAGCAGCCATACCAGAAATGACGGATGTGACTAAAACACCATGATTTTCAAAATAGGCTTCTTTTCCTGCGTAATTATAAGCCACTATAACAGCCAATTCTTGAGAGCCTGTCATCATCATTAACTGTCTATGGTGATACTCCTCATCCGTTTCTCCTTCAGGACGTACGTGTTCTTCCGGAATAAGTTCTCTTTTATCACTTGCTAATGCCCAAACATAATTAACTATATTTGCTTTTCCCATCCGGATGGTTGTTAACATAAACGTCCCTTCATAAGGGTTTCCATCTTCTACCTCAATCACTTCAGTCAAGATCTTCGCTTCACCAGGGACCGAGAAATAATAAGGCAATTGAACGAAGTTAATAATGAATAAAATTCCGAACAAAACGAGCCATTTAAGCCAAGATTTTTTAGTTGTATAGGTTGTTTCTCTCATTGATGAGCCCCCCGTTTAATGTTAGATCTAAATCAAGAAAATTAATGCTCGTCTTCTTAATTTAATGCCTTGTTATTATAACCTCGATTCTTACAAACCGCTAATCATAACCCTCTTTATTATGTCACGCTTAGATAAGCGCTATAGCCTTACAAATTCATGTATACGAGCCTTCCTCAAAACTATGCCTATAACTAGACTAACTAACAGCCCATCTCACACTTATTTAAGTGTTTTCAGGTCTAAAACTTTTATAATGCGTATAGTTATAGATGGACAAGTATTTTCCACGCTAGAGATTAACGTCATTAGAATTCCGGCCAGATAAAGGAGGCTTCGCATGGCTCGCCTTCAGTTTATAAGAACCGTCGTTTATGGAATAACTGCCAGCTTCTTAGCAGTGTGCTTTGTTATTTTTCCAAAAGAAGCATCAGAAGCTTCTGTAAGAGGTATGACAGTTTGGTGGGATATCGTTTTTCCTTCTCTCTTACCTTTCTTTATTTTATCTGAATTCTTAATTCGCTTTGGGGTAGTAACCTTCATTGGAATCCTACTCGAACCATTTATGCGTCCTCTATTCCGAGTTCCTGGTTCAGGTGGTTTTGTTTGGGCCATGGGTTTGGCTTCTGGTTTCCCTTCAGGAGCAAAATTGACTGTCCGGCTGTGGGAGGAAGGACACTTAACGAGAGAAGAAGGCGAACGTCTCGTCTCCTTTAGTAATGCATCTAATCCGTTATTTATTTTCGGTGCTGTAGCCGTAGGTTTCTTTCAAGATGTTGCCTTAGGCTTTCTCTTAGCTGCCTCCCATTACTTAGGCAATATACTCGTAGGATTTACCATGAGGTTTCACAAGTTAACTCCCTCAACAAAATCACATCAGACCCGATCCACTGTTTCGTTAAAGCAAGCGATTAAGAATATGCA
The Salipaludibacillus sp. LMS25 DNA segment above includes these coding regions:
- a CDS encoding DUF177 domain-containing protein — protein: MKWSVQQLLAFKQKGMQIDESVDASKVKEIDREIRNISPVHVKGEALINHNAATFNLDISGSMTLPCARTLNDVEFPFTIHATEIFQLDEWAAFDEDEDVHELIDNTVDLMPYVRERILLEKPLRVFSERKEGPAPEEGEGWELTTKEDQNAPQDKVDPRLKELEKFFDEKK
- the bshC gene encoding bacillithiol biosynthesis cysteine-adding enzyme BshC, with product MELHFSKLDDHSSFIHKYINDDREIRPFFDYRLNKADRAERYQELMTLSFPREELAHALMKFNTKLNGSGSVLRQIERLKRDESVVVVGGQQAGLLSGPLYTITKMITILVEAAKLEEELSVPVIPIFWIAGEDHDIDEVNRTFFHEGKEIRRVSLPERNAIKQSVSERVINLEIARQEITDAFSFLRETPFTKPLYEELMDDLSHDLTYTEWFAKIAQRFFSQTDLVFLDAADPEIRRIERSSFTKMVTHNAAISQGFNEQADLFKAMGFGEPISTDKDNAHLFFHEGGQRFLLERTEEGFREKGGSRTWTYDSLLLEVEEGTLQLSNNVVTRPVMQELLLPVHTFIGGPGEVKYWGVLKNVFRCFDRKMPLVFPRYHFTFLSRRSQKNLKKYDLSVDNVLTQGVADTLKTIIESNERVNKDKAMKKAKKQLQQWMNELTESLGSVDYDIKTINQQFETKLFQQLSTYERKLEELELARNATHIKRLNELEAEIRPHGIWQERHLNIYPFLNTFGSDLVRRLLNKLIKQKKNLNEGTHISVDL
- a CDS encoding N-acetyltransferase is translated as MFSYQVVKLKINFKTLEEFENFREYGQQELSMKEDLEENIVENDSDSPFYGVYYGKKLVGRMSLYQIDKKYDRYFDPPQDYYELWKLEVLPGYQGRGIGKALVDFAKDQGLPVKTNARQRSDDFWHKQGFEALTYKTERDRGENPYVWFPTGVYENKESS
- a CDS encoding SepM family pheromone-processing serine protease, coding for MRETTYTTKKSWLKWLVLFGILFIINFVQLPYYFSVPGEAKILTEVIEVEDGNPYEGTFMLTTIRMGKANIVNYVWALASDKRELIPEEHVRPEGETDEEYHHRQLMMMTGSQELAVIVAYNYAGKEAYFENHGVLVTSVISGMAAEGNLEVGDRIVAIDGEEVLEIETLFDVLGQYSIGDNVPITFEREGDTYTVELQVDPFPEEIDPEGERGGIGIINPGTDRELVNTPEITIDTDQIGGPSAGLMFSLEIYNQLLDEDITKGHQIAGTGSIDEHGNVGRIGGVKQKVYASHEAGAEIFFAPAEQSEEGSNYEIALEAAESIGTDMEIVPVNTFEDALKYLESIS
- a CDS encoding DUF3397 domain-containing protein produces the protein MAEVTAVITATLVTMPLLGLYIIYLITMKAARNKQRSFKLAVDLTVLLFITSVYFMVYEIWGIRMGWLIAMFFLLTAIVFTFVHWKNYEEIDIQRVFKGVWRFQFVVFFLLYFMILMYGLFMSIMT
- a CDS encoding RsfA family transcriptional regulator; its protein translation is MIRQDAWNHDEDLLLAETVLRHIREGGTQLAAFDEVAEKLSRTSAACGFRWNSTVRKQYDSAIQLAKKARKEAKLHHVLNRNTSSSEKNEMVTVQEEKRFLTVKEKTAWYDELITFLKEEREKICEQGVEDNALTDLREENTELKKQLAEMRAEYLEIKEDYQLMIHAMQRAAKKENRSPTL
- the mraZ gene encoding division/cell wall cluster transcriptional repressor MraZ, which produces MFMGEYHHNIDDKGRMIVPAKFRDELGSTFVVTRGMDKCLFVYPEREWQQLEQKLKTLPFTKKDARAFTRFFFSGATECELDKQGRVNIASTLRTYAMLEKECVVIGVSNRVEIWSKKVWEDYFAESEDSFAEIAEGIVDFEL
- the rpmF gene encoding 50S ribosomal protein L32, whose product is MAVPFRRTSKTKKRQRRTHIKLRVPGMVECPDCGEMKLSHRVCKACGSYKGREVAK
- a CDS encoding 2-dehydropantoate 2-reductase; this translates as MNIAIIGGGSIGLLTASCLNHDLHHLTLVTKTSLQADAITKEGLRYTSEKGNKTTKLKAVSQDHIKKLEADLVIVTLKQTVLDRWFAWARKKIVLKSPLLFLQNGMGHMEKATKMVPHAIIAGVITHGAEKVSQTHVIHHGFGELYTGGLLSLKPLIRQLQLEAPLCFPVIWEDDVEVRIKTKLLMNAIINPLTAIYNVKNGKLLEDFNIKKHVKLLFNEVIGVLELSENDWTLVKDVIHQTSENISSMRADLMAGNETEIEAIVGYLIMKGRQQKKQIDHLERVYHKIKSYEKGGNHG
- a CDS encoding nucleotidyltransferase yields the protein MAILGLIVEYNPFHNGHLYHLQQSVKKTSPELVIAIMSGDFLQRGEPALVNKWSRTKMALQAGIDLVVELPYLHAVQKADIFAEGAVSRLAELGVTDICFGSEEGRISPFFDTINWMNKHQPLIDERLKSELSKGKSYPKAFSDAVMSLEKPDTVLNLSKPNNILGYHYVKSSLNQQTAIRMHTIKRSGSQYHDSHLSHTSIASATALRSMLITDKRPIDSLKPYVPSYTLEELSTYFSNFNKLHTWEDYFPFIQHSLISQDNCTLKYIYECEEGLENRLNRAIITSVQFDDFLSTIKAKRYTRTRLQRLLVHLYLNTTKSFVKKHLVVQRPPYIRVLGMSEKGQHHLAKLKKLTTMPIFTTASKSQHPVFEKDILASRLHGLPNHVAGMSFMEEYQTGPIRYNSGSFM